A DNA window from Rhinolophus sinicus isolate RSC01 linkage group LG10, ASM3656204v1, whole genome shotgun sequence contains the following coding sequences:
- the TADA3 gene encoding transcriptional adapter 3 has protein sequence MSELKDCPLQFHDFKSVDHLKVCPRYTAVLARSEDDGIGIEELDTLQLELETLLSSASRRLRVLEAETQILTDWQDKKGDRRLLKLGRDHELGAPPKHGKPKKQKLEGKAGHGPGPGPGRPKSKNLQPKIQEYEFTDDPIDVPRIPKNDAPNRFWASVEPYCADITSEEVRTLEELLKPPEDEAEHYKIPPLGKHYSQRWAQEDLLEEQKDGARAAAVADKKKGLIGPLTELDTKDVDALLKKSEAQHEQPEDGCPFGALTQRLLQALVEENIISPMEDSPIPDMSGKESGADGASTSPRNQNKPFSVPHTKSLESRIKEELIAQGLLESEDRPAEDSEDEVLAELRKRQAELKALSAHNRTKKHDLLRLAKEEVSRQELRQRVRMADNEVMDAFRKIMAARQKKRTPTKKEKDQAWKTLKERESILKLLDG, from the exons ATGAGCGAGCTGAAGGACTGCCCCTTGCAGTTCCACGACTTCAAGTCAGTGGACCACCTGAAGGTCTGTCCGCGCTACACAGCAGTGCTGGCCCGCTCCGAGGATGACGGCATCGGCATTGAGGAGCTGGACACTCTGCAGTTAGAGCTTGAAACGCTGCTCTCCTCTGCCAGCCGGCGCCTGCGGGTGCTGGAGGCCGAAACCCAG ATCCTCACTGACTGGCAGGATAAGAAAGGTGACCGTCGACTCCTGAAGCTGGGTCGAGACCATGAGCTTGGGGCTCCCCCCAAACATGGGAAGCCCAAGAAGCAGAAACTGGAAGGGAAGGCAGGGCATGGGCCAGGCCCTGGCCCCGGGCGACCCAAATCCAAAAACCTTCAGCCCAAGATCCAGGAATATGAATTCACTGATGACCCAATTGATGTGCCTCGGATCCCCAAGAATGATGCCCCCAACAg GTTCTGGGCTTCGGTGGAGCCTTACTGCGCTGACATCACCAGCGAGGAGGTCCGCACACTAGAAGAGCTACTGAAACCCCCAGAAGACGAGGCTGAACATTACAAG ATCCCGCCCCTGGGGAAGCACTACTCCCAGCGCTGGGCACAGGAGGACCTGCTGGAGGAGCAGAAGGATGGCGCCCGGGCAGCGGCCGTAGCCGACAAGAAGAAAGGCCTCATCGGGCCACTGACTGAACTGGACACTAAAG ATGTGGATGCCCTGCTGAAGAAGTCTGAGGCCCAGCATGAGCAGCCGGAGGATGGGTGCCCCTTCGGCGCCCTGACGCAGCGCCTCCTGCAGGCCTTGGTGGAG GAGAATATTATTTCCCCCATGGAGGACTCTCCTATTCCTGACATGTCTGGGAAAGAATCAGGAGCTGATGGGGCAAGCACCTCACCCCGAAATCAGAACAAGCCCTTCAG TGTGCCACACACCAAGTCCCTGGAGAGCCGAATCAAGGAGGAGCTGATCGCACAGGGCCTGCTGGAGTCAGAGGACCGTCCCGCCGAGGACTCAGAGGACGAGGTCCTCGCCGAGCTGCGCAAACGGCAGGCGGAGCTGAAGGCCCTCAGTGCCCACAACCGCACCAAGAAGCACGACTTGCTAAG GCTGGCAAAGGAGGAGGTGAGTCGGCAGGAGCTGAGACAGCGGGTCCGCATGGCAGACAACGAGGTCATGGACGCCTTCCGCAAGATCATGGCTGCCCGGCAAAAGAAGCGGACCCCCACCAAGAAGGAGAAGGACCAGGCCTGGAAGACTCTGAAGGAACGCGAGAGTATCCTAAAGCTGCTGGATGGGTAG